TCAAGTTTCCGAAGCATCACCAGAAGTGTTAGTTAATGAAGCTTCATCAGTTAAAAAACGCCCATTATTTGACCTATTTTCAGTTCAAAGAAGAGTGTCTCTGGTAATGTTGGCGTTTCTAATTATGGTCTTATTGATTGATGGCTATTTTGTATTTAGGCATCGAACTGTGCGAATAGCTGGTCGCAATTGGGCACATGTTATATTTTTGATATCTGCGTTGTTAATTGTATATTTTGCTCGCTCAGGTGCGATAATATAAACAGTGAAGAAATATATACATACATTACATTATTTGATACTTGCACTTATATTAAGCGCAGGATTGTTTCTGCTGTTTATATACAATGGTAGGCCTTTGCTGCAGTATTATCTTGGTGCTGGAATGGCCATGAGTTACTTTTCCTGGGGAATTGTGCATCACTATATGCAGGGTGATTTGCATGTTAAGCATATGGTAGAATACGGATTAATCGCCTTGTTTGGGGTTATTTTATTAAATAGGGTGTTATTATAATAATATGAAAGGTGTTATCTTAGCAGGAGGCTTGGGAACAAGAATGTATCCGTTGACACACGCAACGAATAAACATCTGTTGCCTGTCTATGACAAGCCGATGATTTTTTATCCCATACAGACGTTGGTAAATGCGGGGATTAAGGAGGTTATGGTTGTAAGTTCTGGTCCACATGCTGGTCACTTTCTTAGAGTTCTTAAAAATGGACACGAGCTAGGGCTCAAGCATCTGGAATATGCTTATCAGGAGAAACCAGATGGTGGAATAGCTGATGCATTGTCTTTGGCTGAAGACTTTGCGGAGAATGGCCCCTTGACCGTAATTTTAGGAGATAACACAACAGATGCAGATATTTCAAAGCCGGTAAATGAATTTACAGACGGGGCTGTTGTTTTTTTAAAAGAAGTACCAGATCCCGAACGATATGGTGTTCCTCGGTTTGATGTTAAGGATAAAGACACCATTGTAGAGATTATAGAGAAGCCCAAGGATCCACCTTCTAACTATTCAGT
Above is a genomic segment from Candidatus Roizmanbacteria bacterium CG_4_9_14_0_2_um_filter_38_17 containing:
- a CDS encoding spore coat protein, which produces MKGVILAGGLGTRMYPLTHATNKHLLPVYDKPMIFYPIQTLVNAGIKEVMVVSSGPHAGHFLRVLKNGHELGLKHLEYAYQEKPDGGIADALSLAEDFAENGPLTVILGDNTTDADISKPVNEFTDGAVVFLKEVPDPERYGVPRFDVKDKDTIVEIIEKPKDPPSNYSVTGLYIYDREVFNFIRNCKPSNRGELEITEVNNAYIKAGKLKWSELSGYWSDAGTFKSLYQANSYWKNKSNG